In Amycolatopsis solani, a single window of DNA contains:
- the argC gene encoding N-acetyl-gamma-glutamyl-phosphate reductase, translating into MTVNIAVAGASGYAGGELLRLLLTHPEVEIGALTAASSAGTRLGVHQPHLVPLADRVLAETTPETLAGHDVVFLALPHGHSAEIAAQLGPEVLVVDLGADHRLADPADWQRWYGGEHAGQWPYGLPELPGAREKLVGTKRVAVPGCFPTGGSLALAPAFEAGLIEPDVTVVAVTGTSGAGKSLKPNLLGSEVMGSASAYGVGGAHRHTPEFAQNLSAVAGEKVTVSFTPVLAPMPRGILTTASAPLKDDVDEAAVREAYEKAYDTEPFVQLLPAGAWPATASTLGSNNVQLQVAVDTGARRLVVVAAIDNLTKGTAGGAVQSMNLALGLPETTGLPTVGVAP; encoded by the coding sequence ATGACGGTGAACATCGCGGTGGCCGGAGCCAGCGGGTACGCGGGCGGCGAACTGCTGCGCCTGCTCCTGACCCATCCCGAGGTGGAGATCGGCGCCCTCACGGCGGCCAGCAGCGCGGGCACCAGACTCGGCGTCCACCAGCCCCACCTCGTCCCACTCGCCGACCGCGTCCTCGCCGAGACGACGCCGGAGACCCTCGCCGGCCACGACGTCGTCTTCCTGGCGCTGCCCCACGGGCACTCCGCCGAGATCGCGGCGCAGCTCGGTCCGGAGGTCCTGGTCGTCGACCTCGGCGCCGACCACCGCCTGGCCGACCCGGCCGACTGGCAGCGCTGGTACGGCGGTGAGCACGCCGGCCAGTGGCCGTACGGCCTGCCCGAACTGCCTGGCGCCCGCGAAAAGCTCGTCGGCACCAAGCGCGTCGCCGTCCCCGGCTGCTTCCCGACCGGCGGCTCGCTGGCCCTCGCGCCCGCGTTCGAAGCCGGGCTGATCGAGCCGGACGTCACGGTCGTCGCGGTCACCGGCACCTCCGGCGCGGGCAAGAGCCTCAAGCCGAACCTGCTCGGTTCCGAAGTGATGGGCTCGGCGAGCGCGTACGGCGTCGGCGGCGCCCACCGCCACACCCCGGAGTTCGCGCAGAACCTTTCGGCCGTCGCGGGCGAGAAGGTCACCGTGTCCTTCACCCCGGTCCTCGCGCCGATGCCCCGCGGCATCCTCACCACCGCGAGCGCTCCGCTGAAGGACGACGTCGACGAGGCCGCGGTCCGCGAGGCCTACGAGAAGGCCTACGACACGGAGCCGTTCGTCCAGCTGCTGCCCGCCGGCGCCTGGCCGGCGACCGCGTCGACGCTCGGATCGAACAACGTCCAGCTGCAGGTCGCGGTCGACACCGGCGCCCGGCGCCTGGTCGTCGTCGCCGCGATCGACAACCTGACCAAGGGCACCGCCGGCGGTGCCGTCCAGTCGATGAACCTGGCCCTCGGCCTCCCGGAAACCACCGGGCTTCCCACCGTAGGAGTGGCACCGTGA
- the argJ gene encoding bifunctional glutamate N-acetyltransferase/amino-acid acetyltransferase ArgJ — MTVTGPQGFRAAGVAAGIKASGALDLTLVVNDGPLDVAAGVFTRNVIKAAPVLWSQEVLKQQRLKAVVLNSGGANAATGPGGFQDTHATAEKVAEVLQAGAIEVAVCSTGLIGERLPMPAVLSGVDSAFKALDASAEASLNAATGVMTTDTKPKQAFAKHDSGWSVGGFAKGAGMLAPNLATMLSVLTTDAVVDKETLDRALRAATRVTFDRLDVDGGTSTNDTVLVLASGASGVEPTELELTELLTKVSLDLVLQLRADSEGATKDVNITVQGAESETDAMAVARTIAEDNLVKTALFGSDPNWGRIAMALGRVPARIDPETVSITINGVTLFAQGMPAADRTAADLTARAVEIVVDLGVGTEAATVYTTDLSHGYVEENSAYSS; from the coding sequence GTGACCGTCACCGGCCCCCAGGGCTTCCGCGCCGCCGGCGTCGCCGCCGGGATCAAGGCGTCCGGCGCGCTCGACCTCACCCTGGTCGTCAACGACGGCCCGCTGGACGTCGCGGCCGGCGTGTTCACCCGCAACGTCATCAAGGCCGCGCCGGTGCTGTGGTCGCAGGAAGTGCTCAAGCAGCAGCGGCTCAAGGCCGTCGTCCTCAACTCGGGCGGGGCCAACGCGGCCACCGGGCCGGGCGGCTTCCAGGACACCCACGCCACCGCCGAAAAGGTCGCCGAAGTCCTGCAGGCGGGTGCCATCGAGGTCGCCGTCTGCTCCACCGGCCTGATCGGCGAACGGCTGCCGATGCCCGCCGTCCTGTCCGGTGTGGACTCCGCGTTCAAGGCACTCGACGCGAGTGCCGAGGCGAGCCTGAACGCGGCCACGGGCGTGATGACCACCGACACGAAACCGAAGCAGGCCTTCGCGAAGCACGACAGCGGCTGGAGCGTCGGCGGCTTCGCCAAGGGCGCGGGCATGCTCGCGCCGAACCTCGCCACCATGCTCTCGGTCCTGACCACCGACGCCGTGGTGGACAAGGAAACCCTCGACCGCGCGCTGCGCGCGGCGACCCGCGTGACCTTCGACCGGCTCGACGTCGACGGCGGCACGTCCACCAACGACACCGTGCTGGTGCTGGCCTCCGGCGCGAGCGGGGTCGAGCCGACCGAGCTGGAGCTCACCGAGCTGCTCACGAAGGTCAGCCTCGACCTCGTGCTGCAGCTGCGCGCGGATTCCGAAGGCGCGACGAAGGACGTCAACATCACCGTCCAAGGCGCCGAATCGGAGACCGACGCGATGGCGGTCGCCCGCACGATCGCCGAGGACAACCTGGTCAAGACCGCGCTCTTCGGTTCCGACCCCAACTGGGGCCGGATCGCCATGGCGCTGGGCCGGGTCCCGGCCCGGATCGACCCGGAGACGGTGTCGATCACGATCAACGGCGTCACCCTGTTCGCCCAGGGCATGCCGGCCGCCGACCGGACCGCGGCGGATCTCACCGCGCGGGCCGTCGAAATCGTCGTCGACCTCGGGGTCGGCACCGAAGCGGCCACCGTCTACACCACGGATCTTTCGCACGGCTACGTCGAAGAGAACAGCGCGTACTCCTCATGA
- the argB gene encoding acetylglutamate kinase: protein MNQEALISADERLATAAEKAGVLIEALPWLQRFHGATVVVKYGGNAMIDDQLKAAFAEDMVFLRLAGLRPVVVHGGGPQITAMLKRLGVEGEFKGGLRVTTPETMDIVRMVLTGQVSRELVGLMNAHGPYAVGISGEDARLFTAERKQATVDGEQVDIGLVGEVAEVNPDAVLDIVNAGRIPVVSTVAPDVEGVVHNVNADTAAGALAAALGAEKLVVLTDVEGLYANWPDRSSLIDRIRVDRLETMLPGLASGMIPKMEACVRAIRGGVRRAHVIDGRLAHSVLLEVFTSRGIGTMVFPETELP from the coding sequence ATGAACCAGGAGGCTCTGATTTCCGCGGACGAAAGACTCGCGACGGCGGCCGAGAAGGCCGGAGTCCTGATCGAGGCACTGCCCTGGCTGCAGCGCTTCCACGGGGCCACCGTGGTGGTGAAGTACGGCGGCAACGCCATGATCGACGACCAGCTGAAGGCGGCCTTCGCCGAGGACATGGTGTTCCTGCGGCTGGCCGGCCTGCGCCCGGTCGTCGTTCACGGCGGCGGGCCGCAGATCACCGCGATGCTCAAGCGCCTCGGCGTCGAAGGCGAGTTCAAGGGCGGCCTGCGCGTCACCACGCCGGAAACGATGGACATCGTCCGGATGGTGCTCACCGGCCAGGTCAGCCGCGAGCTCGTCGGGCTGATGAACGCGCACGGGCCGTACGCGGTCGGCATCTCCGGCGAGGACGCCCGGCTGTTCACCGCCGAGCGCAAACAGGCCACTGTGGACGGTGAGCAGGTCGACATCGGGCTCGTCGGCGAGGTCGCCGAGGTCAACCCGGACGCGGTGCTCGACATCGTCAACGCCGGGCGCATCCCGGTCGTCTCCACCGTCGCCCCGGACGTCGAGGGCGTCGTGCACAACGTCAACGCCGACACGGCGGCGGGCGCGCTCGCGGCGGCGCTGGGCGCCGAAAAGCTCGTCGTGCTCACCGACGTCGAAGGCCTGTACGCGAACTGGCCCGACCGGTCCTCGCTGATCGACCGCATCCGCGTCGATCGCCTCGAGACCATGCTGCCCGGCCTGGCCAGCGGCATGATCCCGAAGATGGAGGCGTGCGTGCGCGCCATCCGCGGCGGCGTGCGCCGGGCGCACGTGATCGACGGCCGCCTCGCCCACTCGGTGCTGCTCGAAGTCTTCACCTCGCGCGGTATCGGCACCATGGTCTTCCCCGAAACGGAGCTCCCGTGA
- a CDS encoding alpha/beta hydrolase produces MKRIVAAVAAAGLAAGLMAAAPAASADPGVQFTPAPIAWGPCASASLKANGAECGFLEVPMDYAKPGGAKVSVAVSRIKHKTAQSQGIMLVNPGGPGGSGLGLSVLGKYVPNHAGDNYDWIGFDPRGVGSSKPSISCDGNYFSYNRPAYVPTTPQLEKTWLARSKGYADACRKNGEILDHIKTTDVAQDMDSLRKALGEKQINYYGFSYGTYLGQVYSTLYPKNVRRMVLDGNVDPRKVWYEANLDQDVAFDKNIKIYFDWLASYDNVYHLGKTGGAVEKLWYDTQRKLAKNPAGGVIGGDEWTDVFLQAGYYVFGWVDMAKAFDGYVHKGDWQTLKALYDNSNPPGDDNGFAVYLGVQCTDVQWPTNWNKWRADNWITYFKAPFETWGNAWFNAPCVYWPAKAGKPVNIDGGKVAGALLISEELDAATPYAGSLEVRKRFPKSSLISAPGGTTHAGSLSGVSCVDDKIADYLATGALPKRQPGNHSDVQCDPVPAPVPDGAAAQKSDSSAKAAQEKQSTLAQLLHF; encoded by the coding sequence GTGAAAAGAATCGTTGCCGCCGTCGCCGCCGCGGGGCTCGCGGCCGGGTTGATGGCCGCCGCGCCCGCCGCCTCGGCGGATCCCGGGGTGCAGTTCACCCCGGCGCCGATCGCCTGGGGGCCCTGCGCGTCGGCGAGCCTCAAGGCCAACGGCGCCGAGTGCGGCTTCCTCGAGGTGCCGATGGACTACGCGAAGCCGGGCGGGGCGAAGGTCTCCGTCGCGGTGTCGCGGATCAAGCACAAGACCGCGCAGTCCCAGGGCATCATGCTGGTGAACCCGGGTGGCCCGGGTGGCTCCGGCCTCGGCCTCTCGGTGCTCGGCAAGTACGTGCCGAACCACGCAGGTGACAACTACGACTGGATCGGCTTCGACCCGCGGGGCGTCGGGTCCAGCAAGCCGTCGATCAGCTGCGACGGGAACTACTTCAGCTACAACCGGCCGGCGTACGTGCCGACCACGCCGCAGCTGGAGAAGACGTGGCTCGCCCGCTCGAAGGGGTACGCCGACGCGTGCCGCAAGAACGGCGAAATCCTCGACCACATCAAGACGACCGACGTCGCGCAGGACATGGACAGCCTGCGCAAGGCGCTGGGCGAGAAGCAGATCAACTACTACGGCTTCTCCTACGGCACCTACCTCGGCCAGGTGTACAGCACGCTGTACCCGAAGAACGTCCGGCGGATGGTGCTCGACGGCAACGTCGACCCGCGGAAGGTCTGGTACGAGGCCAACCTCGACCAGGACGTCGCGTTCGACAAGAACATCAAGATCTACTTCGACTGGCTGGCGTCCTACGACAACGTCTACCACCTCGGCAAGACCGGCGGCGCCGTCGAGAAGCTGTGGTACGACACGCAGCGCAAGCTCGCCAAGAACCCGGCGGGCGGGGTCATCGGCGGCGACGAGTGGACCGACGTCTTCCTGCAGGCCGGCTACTACGTCTTCGGCTGGGTCGACATGGCCAAGGCCTTCGACGGCTACGTGCACAAGGGTGACTGGCAGACGCTGAAGGCGCTCTACGACAACTCGAACCCGCCCGGCGACGACAACGGGTTCGCCGTCTACCTCGGCGTGCAGTGCACCGACGTGCAGTGGCCGACCAACTGGAACAAGTGGCGCGCCGACAACTGGATCACCTACTTCAAGGCCCCGTTCGAGACCTGGGGCAACGCCTGGTTCAACGCGCCCTGCGTGTACTGGCCGGCGAAGGCGGGCAAGCCGGTGAACATCGACGGCGGCAAGGTCGCCGGTGCGCTGCTGATCAGCGAGGAGCTCGACGCCGCCACGCCGTACGCGGGCAGCCTCGAGGTCCGCAAGCGGTTCCCGAAGTCGAGCCTGATCAGCGCGCCGGGCGGTACGACGCACGCCGGTTCGCTGTCCGGGGTGTCCTGTGTGGACGACAAGATCGCCGACTACCTGGCGACCGGCGCGCTGCCGAAGCGTCAGCCCGGCAACCACTCGGACGTCCAGTGCGACCCGGTGCCGGCGCCGGTGCCCGACGGCGCCGCGGCGCAGAAGTCGGACAGCTCCGCGAAGGCTGCCCAGGAGAAGCAGAGCACGCTGGCACAGCTGCTGCACTTCTGA
- a CDS encoding helix-turn-helix domain containing protein, with translation MSIIEQRRTEFRAAENTYRLVVSTRTDVDRAEPTPRVMITLEAGGPGGEPVAEGSLDLDVAVAATVADLVADELLAATGTARPPRRRSAGRPAQQGRPWNEEMDAELESRWIAGESVAEIATAFERTPGGIRARLPRVGCDPENPGCYLPVPPSRRTDLDGAEPS, from the coding sequence ATGTCGATCATCGAACAGCGCCGGACCGAGTTCCGGGCAGCCGAAAACACCTACCGCCTCGTGGTCTCGACCAGGACGGACGTCGACCGCGCCGAACCGACCCCCAGGGTCATGATCACGCTGGAAGCCGGCGGCCCCGGCGGCGAACCGGTCGCCGAGGGCAGCCTCGACCTGGACGTCGCGGTCGCGGCCACGGTCGCCGACCTGGTCGCGGACGAGCTGCTCGCCGCGACCGGCACGGCCCGGCCGCCGCGGCGAAGATCCGCCGGCCGCCCCGCCCAGCAAGGGCGCCCGTGGAACGAGGAAATGGACGCGGAACTGGAGAGCCGCTGGATCGCGGGCGAGAGCGTCGCGGAGATAGCGACGGCATTCGAGCGCACCCCCGGCGGCATCCGCGCCCGCCTGCCCCGCGTCGGCTGCGACCCGGAGAACCCGGGCTGCTACCTCCCCGTCCCGCCGAGCAGGCGCACGGACCTGGACGGAGCCGAGCCGAGCTGA
- a CDS encoding helix-turn-helix transcriptional regulator translates to MTDTPARLLGLLSLLQTPREWPGSELAGRLGVSPRTIRRDVDRLRELGYPVEASRGVAGGYRLVAGTAMPPLVLDDDEAVAIAVGLRTAAGQSVSGIEEASVRALAKLEQVLPARLRRRVGAIGTATVAVAATGPVVDPAQLTVFAGAITNQETVRFRYRANDGAETRRRAEPLRLVAAGRRWYLVAYDLDRADWRVFRADRVRDAQATGGRVVPRRPPATDLAAYVVDRLYDLAPTYRAVAVLAEPATQIAPRLGVAPGELTDLGDGRCRWRSHSDTLDWLAFRLLGLGCGFTVEEPAELVEHLKVLGARAIAAAGVPVVE, encoded by the coding sequence ATGACGGACACCCCGGCCCGGCTGCTCGGCCTGCTCTCGCTGCTCCAGACGCCCCGGGAATGGCCGGGCAGCGAACTCGCCGGCCGGCTCGGGGTGAGCCCGCGCACCATCCGCCGCGACGTCGACCGGCTGCGCGAACTGGGCTACCCGGTCGAGGCGAGCCGCGGCGTCGCGGGCGGCTATCGGCTGGTCGCCGGCACCGCGATGCCGCCGCTGGTGCTCGACGACGACGAAGCCGTCGCGATCGCCGTGGGGCTGCGGACCGCCGCCGGACAGTCCGTTTCCGGGATCGAGGAAGCGTCGGTGCGGGCGCTGGCCAAGCTGGAGCAGGTACTGCCCGCGCGGTTGCGCCGCCGGGTGGGCGCTATAGGTACGGCGACGGTCGCCGTGGCGGCCACCGGACCCGTCGTCGATCCGGCGCAGCTGACGGTGTTCGCCGGCGCGATCACCAACCAGGAGACGGTCCGCTTCCGCTACCGGGCGAACGACGGGGCGGAGACCCGGCGCCGGGCCGAGCCGCTCCGGCTGGTCGCCGCGGGCCGACGCTGGTACCTGGTCGCCTACGACCTCGACCGGGCGGACTGGCGCGTCTTCCGCGCCGACCGCGTCCGCGACGCCCAGGCCACCGGCGGCCGGGTGGTCCCCCGCCGCCCGCCCGCGACGGACCTGGCGGCCTACGTCGTCGACCGCCTCTACGACCTCGCGCCGACGTACCGCGCGGTGGCCGTCTTGGCCGAGCCGGCGACGCAGATCGCGCCCCGCCTCGGGGTGGCGCCCGGCGAGCTGACCGACCTGGGCGACGGCCGGTGCCGGTGGCGGAGCCACTCGGACACGCTGGACTGGCTCGCGTTCCGGCTGCTGGGGTTGGGGTGTGGGTTCACGGTCGAGGAGCCGGCGGAACTGGTCGAACACCTGAAGGTGCTGGGCGCCCGCGCCATCGCGGCGGCGGGTGTGCCGGTGGTGGAGTGA